AACGCATCCGCCATATCCAGGCGGCAAGCGGCAGCAGCGCCCGGTCGGCGATCATCGCCGGCATACCGCGTTTAAGAAATACCGCCTTCTGGCGGACGCCGCGCCTGTACTCGGCCAGACGCATCGCGTAGGAGGGAACGATCAGCGCCAGCAGCATATCCAGCAGCCGGCGGCGGAAGGCGGAAGAGCCCTCTACGATAGACATGTCGTCGGGAAGGAAGGTGAGCACCGGTATATTCCAGCGCAGATCCGCGGCGGTCACGGATTTATCATCCAGCCGCAGCATATAGCGGCGCGATATTTTCACACGGATTATCCCGCCTGATTCAAGCTCGCCGGTAAGCTGCACCTCGGAAGAGCCGCTGCCCCAGGTAGGCATTGAGAGAGTCTTAGCGCCGCGTTCGAGCGGCCCCCATCCGGAGACGATATTTATCCCCTCAAGGATATTGGTCTTGCCAGCGCCATTCTCGCCGGTAAGTAAATTCAGCCCCGGGGACCATCTCATCTCCCGGGGCTCAAGATTCTTAAAATTATTGAACCGAACCCGGCTAAATCCCATCCGCTCCGTTTTGCTCCGTATCAAACATCCTGAGTTCATCCTCAGAGAGGTTGAT
Above is a window of Cloacibacillus sp. DNA encoding:
- the recF gene encoding DNA replication and repair protein RecF (All proteins in this family for which functions are known are DNA-binding proteins that assist the filamentation of RecA onto DNA for the initiation of recombination or recombinational repair.) gives rise to the protein MNSGCLIRSKTERMGFSRVRFNNFKNLEPREMRWSPGLNLLTGENGAGKTNILEGINIVSGWGPLERGAKTLSMPTWGSGSSEVQLTGELESGGIIRVKISRRYMLRLDDKSVTAADLRWNIPVLTFLPDDMSIVEGSSAFRRRLLDMLLALIVPSYAMRLAEYRRGVRQKAVFLKRGMPAMIADRALLPLAAWIWRMRLEGVKLLSSCLEGMADLTPVKITLSLKRGGAGFDEDCENDYAKAVIANRGREAAVKFPIVGPHRDDIIIMAGERPASEALSRGLRRRTAIAMMLAAADGVKRKIGRDPVLLLDEVTAELDSSGRTLLFESLLSRDTQVFAATAEPFVEKFPGLIHRVSEGRVTESYEN